GCACCGATGTCGTTCAAATCTGGATTTAAGGTTGGGTCAATTTCTCCCCAGTGTTCGGCAAGTCCAGTTAAAATCAGGCTCTGGACAGCTTCTTGATCCTCACTCTCAAATGGCTTTATCGAGATTTGCTGTGTATCCATTATCTCTCCGTTTCCATCAAGATTGCCCTTGAAGCCAATCTTGAACTGCTATACCCGCGCCGAATGACCAGGGTCGTAATTCCTTTGGGGTAACAAGCTTTATCTCAGCAAGCTCTTCGCCAACGTGCAACTTCCCTCGTGAACGAACATGAAATGCGAGGATCACTTGGTTCATTTCAAAGAATGAGTAATGTCCAATGAAGCTCACGATCTCGCCTTCCAGACTCAGTTCTTCCTTTACTTCGCGCAATATACAGGATTCCGGGGTTTCCCTCTTTTCCAGAAATCCAGTGATCAGGCCAAACATCCCTTCAGGCCATTTCTTATTTCTTGCCAGAACGACCTTACCCTCGTATTCTACAATGGCGGCAACAACAGGTGTTGGGGGGTCCCAGAACACGTAATTGCATTCGTCAGAAGTGCACGTTAATCGTATTCTGCCATCGATTTCAGCCTCTATTAAGTTACTACCACACTGCGAACAGAATCTAACGAGGGGTTTATTGGCTGAAGAATTTAAATATTCTAAAAGAATAGCATCCATTAGATCAGGTCTCTGCTATGGTTGATGCCA
The nucleotide sequence above comes from Gemmatimonadota bacterium. Encoded proteins:
- a CDS encoding NUDIX domain-containing protein; the protein is MDAILLEYLNSSANKPLVRFCSQCGSNLIEAEIDGRIRLTCTSDECNYVFWDPPTPVVAAIVEYEGKVVLARNKKWPEGMFGLITGFLEKRETPESCILREVKEELSLEGEIVSFIGHYSFFEMNQVILAFHVRSRGKLHVGEELAEIKLVTPKELRPWSFGAGIAVQDWLQGQS